From a region of the Cucumis sativus cultivar 9930 chromosome 6, Cucumber_9930_V3, whole genome shotgun sequence genome:
- the LOC105436018 gene encoding exocyst complex component EXO70A1 codes for MGVPQAMEILTERAALVRESLQKSQNVTENMVSILGSFDYRLSALETAMRPTQIRTHSIRRAHENIDKTLKAAESMLAQFDLTRKAEAKILRGPHEDLEMYLEAIDQLRSTNRYFTGNKNFKSNEAILIHTSNLLVKAISKLEDEFRQLLTNYSKPVEPDRLFDCLPNNLRPSSASAHHGDSGSKINSDQQNKSLEAAVFIPPTLIPPRVLPLLHDLAQQMIQAGHQQQLFRIYRDTRASVLEQSLRKLGVERLTKDDVQKMQWEALEAKIGNWIHYMRIAVKLLFAGERKICDQIFDGADSLQDQCFADVTSNSVSVLLSFGEAIARSKRSPEKLFVLLDMYEIMRELQSEVETLFGSKACIEMRDSALSLTTRLAETAQETFVDFEEAVEKDATKTAVLDGTVHPLTSYVINYVKFLFDYQSTLKQLFQDFDASDPDAQIAVVTTRIMQALQTNLDGKSKQYRDPALTQLFLMNNIHYIVRSVRRSEAKDLLGDDWVQIHRRVVQQHANQYKRISWAKILQCLTVQASGSGGGSGDASSGLSRAMVKDRFKTFNIQFEELHQRQSQWTVPDSELRESLRLAVAEVLLPAYRSFIKRFGRPMIENGQKSSKIHQIFTRGSRAYAK; via the exons ATGGGAGTTCCACAGGCCATGGAAATTCTCACCGAGAGAGCCGCACTTGTTCGAGAGTCGCTTCAGAAGAGCCAGAATGTCACCGAGAACATGGTCTCCATTCTCGGTTCTTTCGACTACCGTCTCTCCGCCCTCGAAACCGCAATGCGCCCCACTCAG ATAAGAACTCATTCAATTCGGAGGGCGCATGAGAATATTGACAAGACATTGAAGGCTGCAGAAAGTATGCTGGCTCAGTTTGATCTTACACGCAAG GCCGAGGCTAAAATACTCAGGGGACCACATGAGGACTTAGAGATGTACTTGGAAGCAATTGATCAATTACGAAGCACAAATCGCTACTTTACTGggaacaaaaatttcaaaagtaacgAAGCTATTCTTATCCACACAAGCAACTTGCTTGTTAAAGCCATTTCAAAGCTAGAAGATGAGTTCAGACAGCTTTTAACAAATTAcag TAAGCCAGTGGAACCTGATCGTCTATTTGATTGCCTCCCCAACAATTTGCGTCCATCATCAGCATCTGCACACCATGGTGATAGTGGTAGCAAAATTAACTCTGACCAACAGAACAAAAGCTTAGAAGCTGCCGTCTTCATTCCACCAACTCTAATTCCGCCCAGGGTTCTTCCATTGTTGCATGACTTGGCTCAACAAATGATTCAGGCTGGTCATCAGCAGCAGCTGTTTAGAATATACAG GGATACTCGCGCTTCAGTTTTAGAACAGAGTCTTAGGAAATTAGGTGTTGAGAGGCTTACCAAGGATGATGTCCAGAAAATGCAGTGGGAAGCTCTTGAAGCTAAGATTGGGAACTGGATACATTACATGCGCATTGCG GTCAAACTGCTGTTTGCTGGGGAAAGGAAAATTTGTGATCAAATTTTTGACGGTGCAGACTCTCTCCAAGATCAATGCTTTGCTGATGTGACTTCAAACAGTGTGTCAGTGCTACTAAGTTTTGGAGAGGCCATTGCCAGAAGCAAGAGATCTCcagaaaaattgtttgttcttttagaCATGTATGAAATAATGCGAGAACTGCAGTCTGAG GTTGAAACACTTTTTGGAAGTAAAGCATGTATTGAAATGCGGGATTCTGCATTGAGCTTAACCACACGCCTTGCCGAGACAGCTCAAGAGacctttgttgattttgaagaAGCCGTAGAAAAAGATGCCACAAAAACGGCAGTTCTTGATGGGACTGTTCATCCCTTGACTAGTTATGTGATCAATTACGTCAAGTTTCTGTTTGA CTACCAATCTACTTTGAAGCAGCTATTCCAAGATTTTGACGCTAGTGATCCAGATGCTCAGATAGCAGTGGTAACTACAAGAATCATGCAGGCCCTTCAGACTAATCTTGATGGGAAATCTAAACAATATAGGGATCCTGCACTAACTCAATTATTTCTTATGAACAATATTCACTATATAGTGAGATCCGTCCGAAG ATCGGAGGCAAAGGATTTGCTGGGTGATGACTGGGTGCAGATACATCGACGGGTTGTGCAGCAGCATGCAAATCAATACAAGCGGATTTCTTGGGCAAAG ATTTTGCAGTGCCTCACAGTTCAGGCCTCAGGTAGTGGTGGTGGTTCGGGAGATGCTAGCAGTGGACTTTCAAGAGCTATGGTGAAAGATAGGTTCAAGACTTTTAACATCCAATTTGAAGAGCTTCATCAACGGCAATCTCAGTGGACAGTTCCTGACAGTGAGTTGCGAGAGTCATTAAGGTTGGCAGTTGCTGAAGTTTTATTGCCTGCTTACCGATCCTTCATCAAGCGTTTCGG CAGGCCTATGATTGAGAATGGGCAAAAATCCTCAAAAATACATCAGATATTCACCCGAGGATCTCGAGCGTATgctaaatga
- the LOC101218145 gene encoding ribosome biogenesis protein NSA2 homolog, which produces MPQGDYIELHRKRHGYRHDHFERKRKKEAREVHKRSATAQKALGIKGKMFAKKRYAEKALMKKTLAMHEESSSRRKVDDDVQEGALPAYLLDRENTARAKILSNTVKQKRKEKAGKWEVPLPKVRPVAEDEMFKVIRTGKRKTKQWKRMVTKATFVGAGFTRKPPKYERFIRPSGLRFTKAHVTHPELKCTFNLEIIGVKKNPNGPMYTSLGVITKGAIIEVNVSELGLVTPAGKVVWGKYAQVTNNPENDGCINAVLLV; this is translated from the exons ATG CCGCAGGGAGATTACATTGAGCTTCACAGGAAGCGACATGGCTACCGCCATGATCACTTTGAGCGGAAACGCAAGAAGGAGGCTCGTGAAGTGCACAAACGATCTGCTACGGCCCAGAAG GCCCTGGGTATCAAGGGTAAGATGTTCGCGAAGAAACGCTATGCGGAGAAGGCTCTGATGAAGAAAAC ATTGGCAATGCACGAGGAGTCTTCAAGTAGACGCAAGGTTGATGATGATGTTCAAGAGGGTGCTCTTCCTGCATACCTATTGGATCGTGAAAATACAGCTCGGGCCAAA ATTCTCAGCAACACCGTTAAgcaaaagaggaaagaaaaggcTGGAAAATGGGAAGTTCCCCTGCCCAAG GTCAGACCCGTTGCCGAGGATGAAATGTTTAAAGTGATAAGAactggtaaaagaaaaa CAAAGCAGTGGAAGAGGATGGTCACAAAAGCTACATTTGTGGGGGCAGGTTTTACAAGAAAACCTCCTAAGTACGAGCGGTTTATCCGCCCATCAGGTCTTCGATTTACAAAAGCTCATGTAACACATCCTGAACTTAAATGCACTTTCAATCTTGAGATCATCGGGGTGAAGAAAAATCCGAATGGTCCAATGTATACCTCTCTTGGTGTCATAACTAAGGGAGCTATTATTGAG GTGAATGTCAGTGAACTAGGTTTGGTCACACCAGCTGGGAAAGTAGTATGGG GGAAGTATGCTCAAGTCACCAATAACCCAGAGAACGACGGTTGTATAAATGCTGTTCTGCTTGTCTAA